One Salmo trutta chromosome 19, fSalTru1.1, whole genome shotgun sequence genomic window carries:
- the LOC115154235 gene encoding uroplakin-3b: MSWTYMLSYTYFFSVFMFGVRPQIVSLDHIPEILPYEASGRVTSTTIVLGQPLCYFNTLTQLKCSQSTCQVWAAIASGPGINNFDIDKLVAVQIVSASPYPIAFSSQTNRMYFVTKLGRPKDFPCGQLPGIKYFRVGAEGNCTNTNCNGILPPGSTVRVKYILIDPVSRGVVSESKWSYPISLTSTRSWSSIDEWIGKRSGGMVVITVISSCLLAVLLLLLGAVLLLDGLGSFRGGHDITTGPGILGQY, from the exons ATGTCTTGGACGTACATGTTATCATATACATATTTCTTCAGTGTATTTATGTTCGGAGTCCGACCGCAAA TTGTGTCTCTGGATCATATTCCTGAGATTCTCCCCTATGAGGCGAGCGGCAGGGTAACCAGCACTACCATTGTGCTGGGCCAGCCTCTGTGCTACTTCAACACACTGACCCAGCTCAAATGCAGTCAAAGCACCTGTCAAGTATGGGCTGCCATCGCCTCTGGACCAG GCATCAACAACTTTGATATTGACAAGCTGGTAGCAGTACAGATCGTCAGTGCCTCTCCATACCCTATTGCCTTCAGCAGCCAGACTAATAGAATGTACTTTGTCACCAAATTGGGTCGCCCTAAGGACTTCCCCTGTGGCCAGTTGCCTGGCATCAAGTACTTCAGAGTAGGTGCGGAGGGCAACTGCACCAACACCAACTGCAATGGGATCCTACCTCCGGGTTCCACTGTCAG GGTGAAGTACATCCTCATTGATCCAGTCTCCAGAGGAGTGGTCTCAGAGTCTAAATGGTCCTATCCCATTTCTCTAACATCAA CGAGGTCCTGGTCCTCCATAGATGAGTGGATAGGGAAGCGCTCTGGAGGAATGGTGGTCATCACAGTCATCTCTTCCTGTCTGCTGGCtgtcctgctactgctgctgggaGCTGTGCTGCTACTGGACGG